A section of the Nocardioides oleivorans genome encodes:
- the argB gene encoding acetylglutamate kinase, translating to MSDSTETDLNPSRPDPAKARTLAAALPWLKRYHGQTIVVKYGGNAMTDESLKVAFAEDIAFLRFAGFKPVVVHGGGPQISRMLDKLGIESEFRGGLRVTTPEAMDVVRMVLVGQVQRELVGLINQHGALAVGLSGEDAGLFTAEPINTVVDGEEVDLGLVGEVAKVRPEAVLDLIEAGRVPVVSSVAPDVHGLVHNVNADTAASSLAVALQAEKLMVLTDVEGLYRDYGNSDDLIQEISPEALGELLPTLDAGMIPKMRACYEAVVGGVPRATVVDGREPHAVLLEIFTDEGVGTQVLPGATTKMRKPYPKEDRS from the coding sequence ATGAGTGACAGCACCGAGACCGACCTCAACCCGAGCCGCCCCGACCCGGCCAAGGCCCGCACCCTCGCGGCCGCCCTGCCGTGGCTCAAGCGCTACCACGGCCAGACGATCGTGGTGAAGTACGGCGGCAACGCGATGACCGACGAGTCCCTCAAGGTCGCGTTCGCCGAGGACATCGCGTTCCTCCGGTTCGCCGGCTTCAAGCCCGTGGTCGTGCACGGCGGCGGCCCGCAGATCTCGCGGATGCTCGACAAGCTCGGCATCGAGTCCGAGTTCCGAGGGGGCCTCCGCGTCACCACCCCGGAGGCGATGGACGTCGTCCGGATGGTGCTCGTCGGGCAGGTCCAGCGAGAGCTCGTCGGCCTGATCAACCAGCACGGCGCGCTCGCCGTCGGCCTCTCCGGCGAGGACGCGGGCCTGTTCACCGCCGAGCCGATCAACACCGTCGTCGACGGCGAGGAGGTCGACCTCGGCCTCGTCGGCGAGGTGGCCAAGGTCCGCCCGGAGGCCGTGCTCGACCTCATCGAGGCCGGCCGGGTGCCGGTGGTGAGCTCGGTCGCCCCCGACGTCCACGGCCTCGTCCACAACGTCAACGCCGACACGGCCGCGTCGTCGCTCGCCGTCGCGCTCCAGGCCGAGAAGCTCATGGTGCTCACCGACGTCGAGGGCCTCTACCGCGACTACGGCAACTCCGACGACCTCATCCAGGAGATCAGCCCGGAGGCGCTCGGCGAGCTGCTGCCGACCCTCGACGCGGGCATGATCCCCAAGATGCGCGCCTGCTACGAGGCCGTCGTCGGGGGAGTCCCGCGTGCCACCGTCGTCGACGGCCGCGAACCCCACGCGGTGCTGCTCGAGATCTTCACCGACGAGGGAGTCGGCACCCAGGTGCTGCCCGGCGCCACCACGAAGATGCGCAAGCCCTACCCGAAGGAGGACCGGTCATGA
- the argJ gene encoding bifunctional glutamate N-acetyltransferase/amino-acid acetyltransferase ArgJ: MSVTHPSGFTAAGVAAGLKSSGAKDLALVVNQGPTFDSATVFTANRCKANPVLWSQEVVKDGTVKAVVLNSGGANCYTGPEGFQTTHAVAEKVADGLGIGAIDVVVCSTGLIGLANDRDDLLAGVEAATAELAPDGGPSAAEAIMTTDSVSKNTVVEGAGWTVGGMAKGAGMLAPQLATMLVVITTDAVVPAAELDSALRAATRVSFDRLDSDGCMSTNDTVTVMASGASGITPTPEDFTAALTQACTDLAMQLLQDAEGADHEIAITTLHAATEEEAVEVSRSVARSNLFKAAIFGNDPNWGRVLASIGTTTAQFDPADLDVAMNGVWVCRQSTPAADSSTVDLTGREVTVTIDLKSGDARATVWTNDLTHAYVHENSAYSS; encoded by the coding sequence ATGAGCGTCACCCACCCCAGCGGCTTCACCGCCGCCGGCGTCGCGGCCGGACTCAAGTCCAGCGGCGCCAAGGACCTCGCCCTCGTCGTCAACCAGGGCCCCACGTTCGACTCGGCCACCGTCTTCACCGCCAACCGCTGCAAGGCCAACCCCGTCCTGTGGAGCCAGGAGGTCGTCAAGGACGGCACGGTCAAGGCCGTCGTCCTCAACTCCGGCGGGGCCAACTGCTACACCGGCCCCGAGGGCTTCCAGACCACCCACGCCGTCGCGGAGAAGGTCGCCGACGGCCTCGGGATCGGTGCGATCGACGTCGTCGTCTGCTCGACCGGCCTGATCGGCCTCGCCAACGACCGTGACGACCTCCTCGCCGGCGTCGAGGCGGCCACCGCCGAGCTCGCGCCCGACGGCGGCCCGAGCGCGGCCGAGGCGATCATGACGACCGACTCGGTCAGCAAGAACACCGTCGTCGAGGGCGCCGGCTGGACCGTCGGCGGCATGGCGAAGGGTGCGGGCATGCTCGCCCCGCAGCTCGCCACCATGCTCGTGGTGATCACCACCGACGCCGTGGTCCCCGCCGCCGAGCTGGACTCCGCGCTCCGTGCGGCGACCCGGGTCAGCTTCGACCGACTCGACTCCGACGGGTGCATGTCCACCAACGACACCGTCACCGTCATGGCCAGCGGCGCCAGCGGCATCACCCCGACGCCGGAAGACTTCACCGCCGCCCTCACGCAGGCCTGCACCGACCTGGCCATGCAGCTGCTCCAGGACGCCGAGGGCGCCGACCACGAGATCGCCATCACCACGCTCCACGCCGCGACCGAGGAGGAGGCCGTCGAGGTCAGCCGCAGCGTCGCGCGGAGCAACCTCTTCAAGGCCGCGATCTTCGGCAACGACCCCAACTGGGGGCGCGTCCTGGCCTCGATCGGCACCACCACGGCCCAGTTCGACCCGGCCGACCTCGACGTGGCCATGAACGGTGTCTGGGTCTGCCGGCAGTCCACGCCGGCAGCGGACTCCTCGACCGTCGACCTCACCGGTCGCGAGGTCACCGTGACCATCGACCTCAAGTCCGGCGACGCCCGCGCCACCGTCTGGACCAACGACCTCACCCACGCCTACGTCCACGAGAACAGCGCCTACAGCTCATGA
- the pheS gene encoding phenylalanine--tRNA ligase subunit alpha, translating into MSGPNTDYDPVEVTPLKAEQVDETREAALAAIAAAVDLDALKQVRLDHAGDRSPIALANREIGALPPQARKEAGQRIGQARGAINQALAARQAVLEAEHEERMLVEETVDVSLPTTRRRRGSRHPLTLQSELIADLFVAMGYEVAEGPVVEAEWLNFDALNLGPDHPARTMQDTFWTEPADHHVVLRTQTSPVQARTMLTRKPPIYVVCPGRVFRTDEYDATHSPMFHQVEGLVVDEGITMAHLKGTLDHFASQLFGDGISTRFRPSYFPFTEPSAEVDVLCFVCRNVDPESCRTCRGEGWIEWGGCGVVNPRVLIACGVDPEVYSGFAFGMGIDRSFMFRHNLEDLRPLFEGDVRFSSSFGTEI; encoded by the coding sequence ATGTCCGGCCCCAACACCGACTACGACCCTGTCGAAGTGACCCCGCTCAAGGCCGAGCAGGTCGACGAGACCCGTGAGGCCGCTCTGGCCGCGATCGCCGCGGCGGTCGACCTCGACGCCCTCAAGCAGGTCCGACTCGACCACGCCGGCGACCGCTCGCCCATCGCGCTCGCCAACCGCGAGATCGGCGCCCTGCCGCCCCAAGCCCGCAAGGAGGCCGGTCAGCGCATCGGCCAGGCGCGCGGTGCGATCAACCAGGCGCTGGCCGCCCGCCAGGCCGTGCTCGAGGCCGAGCACGAGGAGCGGATGCTGGTCGAGGAGACCGTCGACGTCTCCCTGCCGACCACCCGCCGCCGTCGCGGCAGTCGGCACCCGCTGACGCTGCAGTCCGAGCTGATCGCCGACCTCTTCGTGGCCATGGGCTACGAGGTCGCCGAGGGCCCGGTCGTCGAGGCGGAGTGGCTCAACTTCGACGCCCTCAACCTCGGTCCGGACCACCCGGCCCGGACGATGCAGGACACCTTCTGGACCGAGCCTGCCGACCACCACGTCGTGCTGCGCACGCAGACCTCCCCGGTCCAGGCGCGCACCATGCTCACGCGCAAGCCGCCGATCTACGTCGTGTGCCCCGGCCGGGTGTTCCGCACGGACGAGTACGACGCCACGCACTCGCCGATGTTCCACCAGGTCGAGGGCCTCGTGGTCGACGAGGGCATCACCATGGCCCACCTCAAGGGCACGCTCGACCACTTCGCCTCGCAGCTGTTCGGCGACGGCATCAGCACGCGGTTCCGCCCGTCCTACTTCCCCTTCACCGAGCCGTCGGCCGAGGTCGACGTGCTCTGCTTCGTGTGCCGCAACGTCGACCCCGAGTCGTGCCGCACCTGCCGCGGCGAGGGCTGGATCGAGTGGGGTGGCTGCGGCGTGGTCAACCCACGCGTGCTGATCGCCTGCGGGGTCGACCCCGAGGTCTACAGCGGCTTCGCCTTCGGCATGGGCATCGACCGGTCCTTCATGTTCCGCCACAACCTCGAGGACCTGCGTCCGCTCTTCGAGGGCGACGTGCGGTTCTCCAGCTCCTTCGGAACGGAGATCTGA
- a CDS encoding maleylpyruvate isomerase N-terminal domain-containing protein produces MTRLSSDDYLTHLRSESARFREVIAACDPAARVPACPDWDASDLLWHLATVQRWWASVLTARPTQPEDVPPPRPSTYGELLAAYDEWSASLSQVLDGADPRDEAWNWSDDHTVGFILRRQAHEALVHRVDAEQTAGVASELDAVLASDGVLECLDVMYGGCPPWGQWAPGDDLVRVDATDTGASYWVRFGTFSGTDPESGKTYADEEDFHVVDAPDDPDVEPDVVVDGTAAALDLWLWSRAGDDDVSVAGDPGVLERFRAIVGSPIN; encoded by the coding sequence GTGACCCGTCTCTCCTCCGATGACTATCTCACCCACCTGCGCAGCGAGTCGGCCCGGTTCCGCGAGGTGATCGCTGCGTGCGATCCCGCGGCGCGCGTCCCCGCGTGCCCGGACTGGGACGCCTCCGACCTGCTGTGGCACCTGGCGACGGTGCAGCGGTGGTGGGCCTCGGTGCTCACCGCACGCCCCACGCAGCCCGAGGACGTCCCGCCGCCGCGGCCCTCGACGTACGGCGAGCTCCTCGCGGCCTACGACGAGTGGTCGGCGTCGCTGTCGCAGGTGCTGGACGGCGCCGATCCCCGCGACGAGGCGTGGAACTGGTCCGACGACCACACCGTCGGCTTCATCCTGCGCCGCCAGGCGCACGAGGCGCTGGTCCACCGCGTCGACGCCGAGCAGACGGCCGGCGTCGCCTCGGAGCTCGACGCGGTCCTCGCCTCCGACGGGGTGCTCGAGTGCCTCGACGTGATGTACGGCGGCTGCCCGCCGTGGGGGCAGTGGGCACCCGGCGACGACCTGGTCCGCGTCGACGCCACCGACACCGGGGCGTCGTACTGGGTCCGCTTCGGGACGTTCTCCGGCACCGACCCCGAGAGCGGGAAGACCTACGCCGACGAGGAGGACTTCCACGTCGTGGATGCCCCGGACGACCCCGACGTCGAGCCCGACGTCGTGGTCGACGGGACCGCGGCAGCGCTGGACCTGTGGCTGTGGAGCCGTGCGGGCGACGACGACGTCTCGGTCGCGGGCGACCCGGGCGTGCTGGAGCGGTTCCGCGCGATCGTCGGCAGTCCGATCAACTGA
- the argC gene encoding N-acetyl-gamma-glutamyl-phosphate reductase, whose product MSASVAVAGASGYAGGEVLRLLLGHPGVSIGTLTAGSNAGEKLGALQPHLLPLADRVLADTTVETLAGHDVVFLGLPHGQSAAIARALGDDTVVIDCGADFRLTDPGEWQAFYGGEHAGSWPYGLPELPGQRDLLRGARRVAVPGCYPTVSTLAAFPAIAAGLVEPDVTVVAASGTSGAGKAAKPHLLGSEVMGNASAYGVGGTHRHTPEIVQNLSGVLGSPVKVGFTPLLVPMSRGILATVQAPLLDGITAEDVRTAYATAYADETFVHLLPEGQWPQTQSVLGSNAVQVQVAVDERVRRLVAVAVVDNLAKGTAGAAVQCMNLALGLDEATGLSTIGIAP is encoded by the coding sequence ATGTCCGCATCAGTAGCCGTCGCCGGAGCCAGTGGGTACGCCGGGGGCGAGGTCCTCCGACTCCTGCTCGGTCATCCCGGCGTCTCGATCGGCACGCTGACCGCGGGCTCCAACGCCGGCGAGAAGCTCGGGGCGCTCCAGCCCCACCTGCTCCCGCTGGCCGACCGGGTCCTGGCCGACACCACCGTCGAGACGCTCGCGGGTCACGACGTCGTCTTCCTCGGCCTCCCGCACGGCCAGTCCGCCGCCATCGCCCGGGCGCTCGGTGACGACACCGTGGTCATCGACTGCGGCGCCGACTTCCGGCTGACCGACCCGGGGGAGTGGCAGGCCTTCTACGGAGGCGAGCACGCCGGCTCCTGGCCGTACGGCCTGCCCGAGCTGCCCGGCCAGCGCGACCTGCTGCGCGGCGCGCGCCGGGTCGCCGTACCCGGCTGCTACCCGACCGTCTCCACGCTCGCTGCCTTCCCGGCGATCGCCGCCGGTCTCGTCGAGCCCGACGTCACGGTCGTCGCGGCGTCCGGCACGAGCGGGGCCGGCAAGGCGGCCAAGCCGCACCTGCTCGGCAGCGAGGTGATGGGCAACGCGAGCGCCTACGGCGTCGGCGGCACGCACCGGCACACGCCCGAGATCGTGCAGAACCTCAGCGGCGTCCTCGGCTCGCCGGTCAAGGTCGGCTTCACCCCGCTCCTCGTGCCGATGTCCCGCGGCATCCTCGCCACCGTGCAGGCGCCGCTGCTCGACGGCATCACCGCCGAGGACGTCCGGACGGCCTACGCGACGGCGTACGCCGACGAGACCTTCGTGCACCTGCTCCCCGAGGGCCAGTGGCCCCAGACCCAGTCCGTGCTCGGCTCCAACGCCGTCCAGGTGCAGGTCGCGGTCGACGAGCGCGTACGACGACTCGTGGCGGTGGCCGTGGTCGACAACCTGGCCAAGGGCACCGCCGGCGCCGCCGTCCAGTGCATGAACCTCGCCCTGGGCCTCGACGAGGCCACCGGGCTCTCCACGATCGGAATCGCACCATGA
- a CDS encoding acetylornithine transaminase, with amino-acid sequence MSIQQRYEGAVMNTFGPPALALVRGRGAHVWDADGKEYVDLLGGIAVNALGHAHPALVEAVTTQLQTLGHVSNFFATEPQVALAEKLVALLGWGEEARVFFSNSGAEANEAALKLTRRTGRTRVVAAEGSFHGRTMGALSLTSKAAYRKPFAPLPGDVTFVPYDDVAALEDAVDETVAAVVLEPVQGEAGVVVPSADYLAAAQRIAHAHGALLWLDEVQTGVARTGAWFAHQLLDGVRPDVVTLAKGLGGGIPIGATIARGAAATLLQPGNHGSTFAGNPVASAAALAVLSTIEADGLLEATVERGQQLEALLRKQAGVVEVTGSGLMRGAELDGPYATQAVVAGREAGFILNATGPSRLRFVPPLVITSDDLDALDAALPTILDAARAALASQETTR; translated from the coding sequence ATGAGCATCCAGCAGCGCTACGAGGGCGCCGTGATGAACACGTTCGGCCCGCCCGCGCTGGCCCTGGTCCGTGGACGGGGCGCGCACGTCTGGGACGCCGACGGCAAGGAGTACGTCGACCTCCTCGGCGGCATCGCCGTGAACGCGCTCGGCCACGCGCACCCCGCGCTGGTCGAGGCCGTCACCACCCAGCTCCAGACGCTGGGCCACGTGTCGAACTTCTTCGCCACAGAGCCGCAGGTCGCGCTCGCCGAGAAGCTCGTCGCCCTGCTCGGGTGGGGTGAGGAGGCCCGGGTCTTCTTCAGCAACTCCGGCGCCGAGGCCAACGAGGCCGCGCTCAAGCTGACCCGCCGCACCGGCCGCACCCGCGTCGTGGCCGCCGAGGGCTCCTTCCACGGCCGCACGATGGGCGCGCTGTCGCTCACCTCCAAGGCCGCCTACCGCAAGCCCTTCGCGCCGCTGCCCGGCGACGTCACCTTCGTGCCGTACGACGACGTGGCCGCGCTGGAGGACGCCGTCGACGAGACCGTGGCCGCGGTCGTCCTCGAGCCCGTGCAGGGTGAGGCGGGCGTCGTCGTGCCCTCCGCCGACTACCTCGCCGCGGCCCAGCGGATCGCCCACGCCCACGGCGCGCTGCTGTGGCTCGACGAGGTCCAGACCGGCGTCGCGCGCACCGGCGCGTGGTTCGCCCACCAGCTGCTCGACGGCGTCCGGCCCGACGTCGTCACCCTCGCCAAGGGCCTCGGCGGCGGCATCCCCATCGGCGCCACGATCGCCCGTGGCGCGGCGGCGACGCTCCTCCAGCCGGGCAACCACGGCTCGACCTTCGCCGGCAACCCGGTCGCCAGCGCCGCCGCGCTCGCCGTCCTCTCGACCATCGAGGCCGACGGCCTCCTCGAGGCCACCGTCGAGCGCGGCCAGCAGCTCGAGGCACTGCTGCGCAAGCAGGCCGGCGTCGTCGAGGTCACCGGCTCCGGGCTGATGCGCGGTGCCGAGCTCGACGGCCCCTACGCCACCCAGGCCGTCGTGGCCGGTCGCGAGGCCGGGTTCATCCTCAACGCCACCGGCCCCTCCCGCCTGCGCTTCGTGCCTCCGCTCGTCATCACCAGCGACGACCTCGACGCGCTCGACGCCGCCCTCCCCACGATCCTCGACGCCGCCCGGGCGGCCCTCGCCAGCCAGGAGACCACCCGATGA
- the pheT gene encoding phenylalanine--tRNA ligase subunit beta, producing the protein MKVLKSWILDHVDVPAGTTTDELTARLTLTGLKLEAIVSPGRDITGPLVIGRVLTMEPEPQKNGKTINWCTVDVGDANGTGEPQGIVCGAHNFEPGDLVVTVLPGGVLPGGFEIGARKTYGHLSAGMICSARELGLGDDHDGIIVLPQDAGTPGQDVRSVLGLDEETIEFEINPDRAYALSLRGIAREVLVSVAGASNFRDPADRDTPAANADGHPVVVEDAAGCPVFVARKVTGFDPTASTPDFMVQRITAAGMRPISLAVDVTNYVMLETGRPIHGYDADKLQGAIVVRRARDGETLTTLDGTKRTLDAADLVVTDDSGIIGLGGVMGGETTEMSGTTTSILVESAHWDAVSMFRTGRRHKITSEAGKRNERGVDPTICEAAADRVVELLVEHGGGQVDPGVTVVGTPPAMPVIEVAGDLAERVSGMPISEERSIEALRAVGCLVDGSGTLTVTPPPWRPDLTDAQDFSEEVIRLVGYDEVPSVLPTPPSGQGLTRAQQLRRRIGRTLAGDGFVEVVSFPFVGETDLDDLGLPADDPRRDLLRLSNPLSAEAGFMTTTLLPGVLRTAGKNAGHGNTDVAIFETGTVTLPRHTGPAAILPVDRRPTEAEFEALDAALPAQPLHLALVAAGDAVADGWWGDARPTSWADAVDAVRSVAAALGLEVTASSAEVAPWHPGRCAELSVDGQVIGHAGEVHPTVCQAFGLPKRTVAAEVDLDLLIEKAVHLRQAPTFSSYPVAKEDVALVVDASVPAADVEAALREGAGELLESIRLFDVFTGEQVGEGRKSLAYALRFRAADRTLKEGESAAARDAAVALAAERTGATQRA; encoded by the coding sequence ATGAAGGTGCTCAAGTCCTGGATCCTCGACCACGTCGACGTGCCCGCCGGCACGACGACCGACGAGCTCACCGCCCGGCTGACCCTGACCGGCCTCAAGCTCGAGGCGATCGTCAGCCCCGGTCGCGACATCACCGGCCCGCTCGTGATCGGGCGCGTGCTGACGATGGAGCCCGAGCCGCAGAAGAACGGCAAGACCATCAACTGGTGCACCGTCGACGTCGGCGACGCCAACGGCACCGGCGAGCCGCAGGGCATCGTCTGCGGCGCCCACAACTTCGAGCCCGGCGACCTCGTCGTGACGGTGCTGCCCGGCGGGGTGCTGCCCGGTGGCTTCGAGATCGGTGCCCGCAAGACCTACGGCCACCTGTCCGCGGGCATGATCTGCTCCGCGCGCGAGCTCGGCCTCGGCGACGACCACGACGGCATCATCGTGCTGCCCCAGGACGCCGGCACGCCCGGTCAGGACGTCCGGTCGGTCCTCGGCCTGGACGAGGAGACCATCGAGTTCGAGATCAACCCCGACCGGGCCTACGCGCTCTCCCTGCGCGGCATCGCCCGCGAGGTGCTGGTCTCGGTCGCCGGCGCGAGCAACTTCCGCGACCCCGCTGACCGCGACACCCCGGCGGCCAACGCCGACGGCCACCCGGTCGTCGTCGAGGACGCCGCGGGCTGCCCGGTCTTCGTGGCCCGCAAGGTCACCGGCTTCGACCCGACGGCCTCCACGCCGGACTTCATGGTCCAGCGGATCACGGCCGCCGGGATGCGACCGATCTCCCTGGCCGTCGATGTCACCAACTACGTCATGCTCGAGACCGGTCGTCCCATCCACGGCTACGACGCCGACAAGCTGCAGGGCGCGATCGTCGTACGACGCGCACGCGACGGCGAGACGCTGACGACCCTCGACGGCACGAAGCGCACGCTCGACGCGGCCGACCTCGTCGTCACCGACGACTCCGGGATCATCGGCCTCGGTGGCGTGATGGGTGGCGAGACCACCGAGATGTCGGGGACCACCACCTCGATCCTCGTCGAGTCCGCCCACTGGGACGCGGTGTCGATGTTCCGCACCGGGCGACGGCACAAGATCACCTCCGAGGCCGGCAAGCGCAACGAGCGCGGTGTTGACCCGACGATCTGCGAGGCGGCCGCCGACCGGGTGGTCGAGCTGCTCGTCGAGCACGGTGGCGGACAGGTCGACCCGGGCGTCACGGTGGTCGGCACCCCGCCGGCGATGCCCGTCATCGAGGTCGCCGGCGACCTGGCCGAGCGCGTCTCGGGCATGCCGATCAGCGAGGAGCGCAGCATCGAGGCGCTCCGGGCCGTGGGCTGCCTCGTGGACGGCTCCGGCACCCTGACCGTCACTCCGCCGCCGTGGCGCCCCGACCTGACCGACGCCCAGGACTTCTCCGAGGAGGTCATCCGGCTGGTCGGCTACGACGAGGTGCCCTCGGTGCTGCCGACCCCGCCGTCCGGACAGGGGCTCACCCGCGCCCAGCAGCTGCGTCGCCGCATCGGTCGCACCCTGGCCGGCGACGGCTTCGTCGAGGTCGTCAGCTTCCCGTTCGTGGGGGAGACCGACCTCGACGACCTCGGCCTGCCCGCGGACGACCCGCGCCGCGACCTGCTGCGACTGTCCAACCCGCTCAGCGCGGAGGCCGGCTTCATGACCACGACGCTCCTGCCCGGGGTGCTCCGCACCGCTGGCAAGAACGCCGGCCACGGCAACACCGACGTGGCGATCTTCGAGACCGGCACGGTCACGCTGCCCCGCCACACCGGCCCGGCAGCGATCCTGCCGGTCGACCGGCGTCCGACCGAGGCAGAGTTCGAGGCCCTCGACGCGGCGCTCCCGGCGCAGCCGCTGCACCTCGCCCTCGTGGCCGCGGGTGACGCGGTGGCCGACGGCTGGTGGGGCGATGCACGCCCGACGTCGTGGGCCGACGCCGTCGACGCGGTCCGCTCGGTCGCGGCCGCGCTGGGGCTCGAGGTCACCGCCTCCTCGGCCGAGGTCGCCCCGTGGCACCCGGGCCGCTGCGCGGAGCTCTCCGTCGACGGCCAGGTCATCGGTCACGCCGGCGAGGTGCACCCGACCGTCTGCCAGGCCTTCGGCCTCCCGAAGCGCACGGTCGCCGCCGAGGTCGACCTCGACCTGCTCATCGAGAAGGCGGTCCACCTGCGCCAGGCGCCGACCTTCTCGTCGTACCCCGTGGCCAAGGAGGACGTCGCGCTCGTCGTCGACGCCTCCGTCCCCGCGGCCGACGTCGAGGCAGCGCTCCGCGAGGGTGCGGGCGAGCTCCTCGAGTCGATCCGGCTCTTCGACGTCTTCACCGGCGAGCAGGTCGGTGAGGGCAGGAAGTCGCTGGCCTACGCGCTGCGCTTCCGCGCCGCTGACCGCACGCTCAAGGAGGGTGAGTCGGCCGCTGCCCGCGACGCCGCCGTCGCCCTCGCGGCCGAGCGCACCGGGGCCACCCAGCGCGCCTGA